A genomic region of Papaver somniferum cultivar HN1 chromosome 7, ASM357369v1, whole genome shotgun sequence contains the following coding sequences:
- the LOC113296324 gene encoding uncharacterized protein LOC113296324 yields MACFQNAAVSIHFFKQRTFHLIHGFSIRLKSFMHNTSEDLEILNCFGVRHRQVKIIQPIECSWVPPNWDERLLCCDGAAKGNPGRAGAGVVVRDAGCDFVGAMSIGLGRTNNFLAELYGVIVGLEWAMKWSVRKILVKSDSIGAITAFKNSNLPWFARQRWRRIQDYYVSIRFVHTY; encoded by the coding sequence ATGGCCTGTTTTCAAAACGCGGCAGTGAGTATTCACTTCTTCAAACAACGCACTTTCCATTTGATCCATGGTTTCTCTATCCGCTTGAAGAGTTTTATGCATAATACCTCGGAAGATCTGGAGATTTTGAATTGTTTTGGTGTGCGACATAGACAGGTAAAGATTATACAACCAATTGAGTGTTCTTGGGTTCCTCCTAACTGGGATGAACGGTTATTGTGTTGCGATGGTGCTGCCAAAGGTAACCCTGGTAGAGCGGGAGCTGGTGTGGTAGTTCGAGATGCTGGTTGCGATTTCGTTGGAGCTATGAGCATTGGGCTAGGTCGAACTAATAACTTCTTGGCAGAGCTCTATGGTGTGATTGTAGGTTTGGAATGGGCTATGAAATGGTCAGTTCGTAAAATCTTGGTGAAGTCAGATTCAATTGGTGCCATAACTGCTTTTAAGAATTCTAATTTACCCTGGTTCGCAAGACAAAGGTGGAGAAGGATTCAAGATTATTATGTTTCCATTCGGTTTGTGCATACTTATTGA